The Poriferisphaera corsica DNA segment TCGCTTCAACCTTTGTCGGGTCCGTTTTTCGCTCACCACCAAAAGTGACACCACCCGCCGCATCTCTCCCCATCATGTACCCGCCCCACGCGCTTAGCGCAGCCAACATCCCCATCACCACCACCACAATCACCATAAATCGAACCACTTGCCTCATATCTCCACCCATCGTCATCAACCCCCACGATCCAATAAAAAACCCACCACAATCGTGATGGGTCTCAATGACTATCTTTCGAATAGAATGTCGCATTAAGCTTTCGGCTCGGCAAAGTTCGTGACCTTGCGCTTCCGCTCAATCCGCTTCATCAACCCCGTCAGCACCTTGCCCGGCGACACCTCAATCATCGGCATCTCCGTATTCGCTGCCGCCCATTGCATCGACTGACTCCAACGCACAGGGCTCGTCAGCTGCTCAACCAGACGCTTCTTGATCGAATCAACATCCGCCTCATGTAACTCGCCCGTCACGTTTGATAGCACAGGAACCTTCGGAATATCCCAGTTCGTCTTGTCCAATGCCTCGCCCAAACGATCCGCCGCCGGCGCCATGATCGGACTATGAAACGCACCCGCCACCGTCAGCGGCGTAGGCTTCAAACCCATCTCATTCGCAACACCCACAACACGTTCACACGCATCAACGCTACCACTCACCACCACCTGCATCGGCGAGTTGAAATTCGCAGGCACCAAAATCCCATCTTCACGCGCCTTGTCACAAAGCTCGTTGATGATTTCTTCATTCGCATCACCAGTGATCGCCACCATGCTTGACTCCGACGCATCTGCCGCATCCTGCATCGCCTGACCACGCAACCTCACCAAACGCAAACCGTCAATGAAGTCATACGCACCCGCTAAATGAAGCGCCGTAAACTCGCCCAGGCTCAAACCAGCCGTAAAACCGACCGGATCAATCTGACCTTCTTCAATCAGCGCCTGATAGCACGCCACCGACGTCGTGTAGATCGCCGCTTGTGCAACGTCTGTTTTGCTCAACTGCTCGATCGGCCCTTCAAAGCACAGCTTCGATAGCTCAAAACCAAGCTCCTTGTCCGCAGCCGCGAACGTCTGAGCCGCAACAGGATATTTATCAAACCAGGCTTTCCCCATCCCAATGGCCTGTGCGCCCTGTCCCGGACATAAAACAAACGATTGCTTGCCAACTTCACTCATCACGCATTTCTCGATTCCAATTCCGATAAATCAATATTGAACGATCCGAATATGTTAGCGTCTCCCCCGTTTTCCACCATCCTCCCCCTCCATCACCTCATCTCCTCCCCCCATCTCAGCCATTCATCACCCCTTATTTTCACTCACAGCCCCGTTCAGTCGCCAAAACCCGCATAATCTGCAAATTCCGCAAAATCCACATTCAGATCCCTCTCCTTATCCCCGATAACACCCCAGTAAGCACGTTTTACACCTTTAGTACTCTGTCCACGCCAAGGCCACCGCCATGCTCAAGCCAGCCCCCACATCCCAGACCCAAGCCCCCACGCTCGCCCCGCGCCCTTCTCGCCTTCGCTCAGCCGCCGCGGTTGCCCACCTCGCTTCTCGTATTCACACCACCCGCTACAAGCTCCGCAAGATTGCCGACTGGAATCCACTCCCCAACCCAACCCCCGGCTACTCCCTCATCCTTGGCATCAATGCCCCGCTCCTCAATCTCCTCCCCCTCCACCTCGAACTCCTTGCCAAACAAAACACACAAAATCTCCATGAGATCATCCTCGTCGTCGATACCCCGCATCACCTGCTCAAAACAACACTCCCCCAGCAGCTCACCGCCCAATACCCACAATTCAAACTCCGCTTCCACTACTACTCGCCCGAACAATACCTCACCCTCAAAAAGCTCAACTGGTCCAAATGCTATTCCTTCCTCTCATGGGCCCTTGGCCTATCCCTCGTCGAGTCCCGCTATGCACTCCTACACGACTACGACGCCTTCATTCTCGATCCCAACTTCCTCGAATCTCGCTACGCCAACATCACCCGCACCAACGCCAAATTCCTTGGCCTCCAAACCTACTCACACTCACAAATCACACCACAAGATAACCTCGCCGCTACATGGGAAATGATCTTCGACGCTCAACACGTCCGCAACAACCACAAGCCCCTCGATATCTTCAATCGCCTCACCTACTTCCATCACCGTGCCGTTAACCTCGACACCTTCCACTACATTCAGCATCGCTCAAGATCCATCCACGTCATCCCCGCCAAAAACTTCAGCACAACCCTCATGCACGCCACGCAAATGATCTGTCAGTGCACCCACCTTCATCAGCAAACCCCATATCTCGCCCCGCAAAACACAACCCTTCTCTTGGCCCCTTATCTCCTCTACGCCGCTGGCGATCCCACCCAACTTGAGAACATCACACAACAGCTTAGCGCCAATCATCCCCCGCGTTTTCTCAATCTCTTTAATCGCAACGCTGATTTCTCTACCCTTATCCCTGATCGATTGAACGGCCTACGCACCATGGCCACCACCATTGAACAAGCTCTCGGCCATGCATCGCTTCGCCCTGAACCCGCACACTACTTCCATCTCCTTCAAAAACTCATCCCGCATCAGCTCCATCAAGACCTTCAATTCCCAACCCTTCAGCAAGCCGCATAATCATCCTCCCCTCCCCCCAAAAAAAATAAAAATCCTTCCATCCTCCCATACGACACGCTCCTCAGCGAAAAAAGGACTTGATCAAATCCACGCCAAGCCCATGACCGCCGGCCATGGGGTGTTTTGCAATGACCGATCAATTGCTCCCAAAACCGAACATTTACACGATGATTAACGCACATAAGATCCGCCTGTTATAGTATCGATTAATGCATAACAATCTAACCATTAGTTAGCCTTGTCTGTTATTCCCCTTCACATTGCCATTTCTTTCGCTCTTTCTTCTCTACAGTTTCCTATCGCATCTCTCTGCCCAATCCATCACCTTCGCCACGCCCACTATCCGTGAAAAATAAAATTGCTCATCATGTTTCTACTCGCATGCCAAGTAGATACGATATACATCTATTAGTAACCCGTTCTATACTTGATGCGTAGGTGTACCCATGCTCAAAGATCTCTGGGCCCATGCCTGGTTCAATAACCTCGTTGCCTCAATCGTTTTCGTGATCGCGCTGTTGATCTTGCGCGCCTTAACCCTCCGTTGGATTAAAGCTTCGCCAATCAAATCCGGTGACTATCGCCGCCGCTGGCTTGGCTGGATCCATCAGGCCTTCATCTTCACCGCAATCCTCGGCCTCATCATCATCTGGGCCACTGAAATACAAACCCTCGCCATCTCACTCGTTGCTTTCGCCGTCGCCATCATCCTCGCCACCAAAGAACTCATCCTCTGCTTCACCGGCGGTATGCTCAAAGCATCCACCGGTATGTTCACCATCGGTGATCGCATTCGCATCAACGACTTCCGCGGCCAAGTTGTTTCGCAAGGCATCCTCTCCACCAAGCTCCTCGAAATCGGCCCCGGCGAACGCGCTCATCAATACACCGGCCGCACCCTTAATGTCCCCAACTCACTCCTCCTCTCCGTCCCCACCGTCAATGAAACCATCACCGGCCGATACGGCTTCCTCTCCTTCACCGTCCCCATCAATATCGATGAAGATTGGCGTCTCCATCAGGATTGGCTCCTCGAAGCCGCCGAGCTTGCCTGCAAGCCACACATCGATGACGCACGTCGCAACATCGATGCCTTTGTAGAAAAGAAGTTCATGGACAACATCACTGCCAACCCGCGCGTGGTCCTCACCATTCCCGACGCGGATCACATCGAGCTTGTTGTCCGCGTCCCCGTACCCGGCGGCGAAGAGGGCCGCATCCAACGACTCATTATCCGCAAGTACCTTCAACTCCGACAGCCACACGAAGAATCCGAAGTTAGCAACGATTCATCAAACGCATAATCGCCTGTTATCTCATATACAAAATCTACAGTTAAGTGTTTTCCGTACTCTCATCGCTTTTCTCCAAAGTGCGTTGTAAATCACTTGTTTTTCCCTACAATCTCGCTTCTGAGCAGCATCTCTCTGGGGAGGGTACATCAATCCCGCCAAGTTGTTTCGCCTGTGAGAGAACTACGATCAACGCGATCGCTGCGCGATGACCACAACCGTATTTGGAGAGATTGATGTTTCTAAACAAACTTACCTGTCGTATCAAAA contains these protein-coding regions:
- the fabD gene encoding ACP S-malonyltransferase → MSEVGKQSFVLCPGQGAQAIGMGKAWFDKYPVAAQTFAAADKELGFELSKLCFEGPIEQLSKTDVAQAAIYTTSVACYQALIEEGQIDPVGFTAGLSLGEFTALHLAGAYDFIDGLRLVRLRGQAMQDAADASESSMVAITGDANEEIINELCDKAREDGILVPANFNSPMQVVVSGSVDACERVVGVANEMGLKPTPLTVAGAFHSPIMAPAADRLGEALDKTNWDIPKVPVLSNVTGELHEADVDSIKKRLVEQLTSPVRWSQSMQWAAANTEMPMIEVSPGKVLTGLMKRIERKRKVTNFAEPKA
- a CDS encoding mechanosensitive ion channel family protein: MLKDLWAHAWFNNLVASIVFVIALLILRALTLRWIKASPIKSGDYRRRWLGWIHQAFIFTAILGLIIIWATEIQTLAISLVAFAVAIILATKELILCFTGGMLKASTGMFTIGDRIRINDFRGQVVSQGILSTKLLEIGPGERAHQYTGRTLNVPNSLLLSVPTVNETITGRYGFLSFTVPINIDEDWRLHQDWLLEAAELACKPHIDDARRNIDAFVEKKFMDNITANPRVVLTIPDADHIELVVRVPVPGGEEGRIQRLIIRKYLQLRQPHEESEVSNDSSNA